From Triticum urartu cultivar G1812 chromosome 2, Tu2.1, whole genome shotgun sequence, a single genomic window includes:
- the LOC125537881 gene encoding TORTIFOLIA1-like protein 2, whose translation MKSSTAAPSKGKAAFELKHRLLQALNKIADRDTYQIGLSELHATVDALAPDMVGPFLSCVIDTDADQKSAVRKECVKAIGALARSHGALLAPHMPKLVASVVRRLKDADSVVRDACVDTCGTLSACAREFGDGGAALVALVRPLFESLGEQNRYVQAGAALCLAKVIDESSYFPGPVLPQMLVRVVKILKNPHFMAKPAVIELLRSIVQAEGASTEQALSSALTSIMDSLKSSDWTTRKAASLALSSIAVSSGYLVASFRTSCLRSLERCKFDKVKPVRDAITHAIQLWKAIPGSETPEPSEAGSSTKENFFGDHNDARSVHDGGSRATSFRRVEPTPSASVVSGSSITSVKKRSPLSVNKIPQNNASNQQHLKSSDWHVEISVPKQNTVPDLVKKGYGSNRMLKYAKGSPYGIVDEDIKSDYDPMDDKQECSSLSEVASRSYETKHVTSALEVTEDVTELCPRARETKSIDSTVTDVTSHGTHTCCLSATKELALIRKQLQEMERKQANLFDLLQEFMSNSVENMSVLNSKVHNLEYAVDKTVYTITQSESRYQLPGSKGFKNQSVSSSPRLSNSTPRSSVDANFRPPTIPHLKQEKKWAHDLPSKGMSTCVKEGHEFLKAHARNRVMKPGAGSSEESYIPSLVRGRASGVKGTFPVPFTSPCDQSDLQNALCASNQAGEFRGADGMEPAYAEALSYGDSDDLIDLMDRTGPVLDKLSRETANELLRVIAGQFLGTKLFDLALPWIQQVVDLSTVYKPSQVFVSARAQREFLAALEEAATSGSTEPAVRIAIVQLAFKLTKACEAAPCRKISTRVSRGSESVVMATVM comes from the exons ATGAAGTCCAGCACGGCCGCCCCGTCCAAGGGCAAGGCGGCGTTCGAGCTCAAGCACAGGCTGCTCCAGGCCCTCAACAAGATCGCCGACAGGGACACCTACCAGATCGGCCTCAGCGAGCTCCACGCCACCGTCGACGCCCTCGCCCCGGACATGGTCGGCCCCTTCCTCTCCTGCGTCATCGACACCGACGCGGACCAGAAGAGCGCGGTGCGCAAGGAGTGCGTCAAGGCCATCGGCGCGCTGGCGCGGTCGCACGGGGCCCTGCTGGCGCCGCACATGCCCAAGCTGGTCGCCAGCGTCGTCCGCCGCCTCAAGGACGCCGACTCCGTCGTCCGGGACGCGTGCGTCGACACCTGCGGCACCCTCTCGGCGTGCGCCAGGGAGTTCGGGGACGGCGGCGCCGCGCTGGTCGCGCTGGTGCGGCCGCTGTTCGAGTCGCTGGGCGAGCAGAACAGGTATGTCCAGGCCGGGGCCGCGCTCTGCCTGGCCAAGGTCATCGATGAGAGCAGCTACTTCCCTGGCCCTGTTCTGCCGCAGATGCTTGTCCGTGTTGTTAAGATCCTCAAGAACCCGCATTTCATGGCCAAGCCCGCCGTGATCGAGCTGCTCAGAAGCATTGTTCAG GCTGAAGGTGCTTCTACAGAGCAGGCTTTATCATCAGCACTAACAAGTATTATGGATTCCCTGAAGAGTAGTGACTGGACTACAAGGAAAGCAGCTTCTCTAGCTCTTTCAAGTATTGCTGTCAGCTCTGGATATTTGGTTGCGTCTTTCAGAACTTCCTGCCTTCGATCCCTTGAACGCTGTAAATTTGACAAG GTAAAACCGGTGCGTGATGCTATTACCCATGCCATACAGTTGTGGAAAGCTATTCCAGGGTCTGAGACTCCTGAACCATCAGAAGCTGGATCATCCACAAAAG AAAACTTTTTTGGCGACCATAATGATGCCAGAAGTGTACATGATGGTGGATCAAGAGCGACTTCTTTTAGGAGAGTTGAGCCTACACCTTCAGCATCTGTTGTCAGTGGCAGTTCTATCACTTCGGTAAAGAAGAGATCCCCATTGTCTGTCAACAAGATACCTCAAAACAATGCCTCAAATCAGCAGCATTTGAAGTCAAGTGACTGGCATGTGGAAATATCAGTCCCTAAGCAGAATACAGTGCCAGATCTAGTGAAAAAGGGATATGGCAGCAACCGCATGTTGAAATATGCAAAAGGAAGTCCTTATGGAATTGTAGATGAAGACATCAAGTCTGACTATGACCCTATGGATGATAAACAAGAATGCTCCTCTTTATCAGAAGTAGCCAGCAGGAGCTATGAGACGAAGCATGTCACCTCTGCTCTGGAAGTCACTGAAGATGTCACTGAGCTTTGCCCTAGGGCCCGAGAGACCAAGAGCATAGACTCCACTGTTACAGATGTCACTTCACATGGCACACATACTTGTTGTCTGAGTGCGACAAAAGAACTAGCCCTTATTAGGAAGCAACTACAAGAGATGGAAAGGAAGCAAGCAAATCTTTTTGATCTTTTGCAG GAGTTCATGTCGAATTCTGTGGAGAACATGTCAGTGCTGAACTCAAAAGTACACAATTTGGAGTATGCTGTAGACAAAACTGTGTATACAATTACTCAGAGTGAAAGCCGCTATCAACTTCCTGGCTCCAAGGGTTTTAAGAACCAGAGTGTCTCTTCTTCACCCAGGCTTTCTAATTCAACACCTAGATCATCCGTTGATGCCAACTTTAGGCCACCAACAATTCCTCATTTGAAACAAGAGAAGAAGTGGGCTCACGATCTACCATCTAAGGGCATGAGCACTTGTGTAAAAGAGGGTCATGAATTTCTGAAGGCCCATGCTCGTAACAGAGTTATGAAGCCTGGGGCTGGGAGCTCAGAGGAAAGTTACATTCCAAGTTTAGTGAGGGGTCGAGCATCTGGGGTCAAGGGGACCTTCCCGGTTCCATTTACGAGTCCATGTGATCAGTCTGATCTGCAAAATGCATTGTGTGCTTCTAATCAGGCTGGCGAGTTTCGCGGTGCTGACGGCATGGAGCCTGCATATGCTGAAGCCCTTAGCTATGGTGATTCTGATGATCTGATTGACCTGATGGACAGAACTGGGCCTGTTCTTGACAAGCTGTCGCGTGAAACGGCAAATGAACTTTTAAGGGTTATTGCTGGCCAGTTCCTTGGCACAAAGTTATTTGACTTGGCCCTACCTTGGATTCAGCAG GTGGTGGATCTAAGCACGGTTTACAAGCCGAGCCAAGTCTTTGTGTCCGCGAGAGCACAGAGGGAGTTCCTTGCTGCACTGGAGGAAGCAGCAACCAGCGGATCCACAGAACCAGCCGTCAGAATCGCCATCGTGCAGCTTGCATTTAAACTGACCAAGGCTTGTGAGGCCGCCCCATGCAG GAAAATCTCAACCAGAGTATCCAGGGGAAGCGAATCCGTCGTCATGGCCACCGTGATGTGA
- the LOC125537882 gene encoding protein STRUBBELIG-RECEPTOR FAMILY 5-like: protein MARPRRPFAALLLLLLLSAVVAVAVAKTDRADVEALNVLFTSMHKPSKLDNWKADGGDPCDDDDGWRGVDCSDNSVTKIDLSGLDLTGNLGFQLSSLKSVTKFDVSDNKLSGEIPYSLPPNLVQLNLQGNAFTGGIPYSVSQMSDLETLNVGSNHLSGQLTDMFTQLPKLSTMDLSDNRLSGNLPQSFQHLTGLKTLNLESNQFTGHVDVLAKLSSLEDLNLQNNKFTGWIPSKLKKIDSLKTGGNQWSSGSAPPGMEKGSSAGASSSEESDVGINGFFIGAMIIAVLLAAVILLSVLQMKRSSPISSHYYMDESVSMKPLEKSTSIDSVTLPSVPYKTMNDNKFQIMLNNSRRILEPISLLTYSSSELQAATGNWHGSRIIGQGTVGRVYKAKYANGQVLAIKKFDPLSFSERSDFVELVTCISRLRQPSICEIVGYCAEPGHYIMVYEHHMNGSLHEFLHLSDDYSKPLTWDTRVRIALGTAQALEYLHEICSPPIIHKNIKSSNVLLDADLNPHLSDCGLAFFYEDPNESLGPGYSPPECTRPSAYTMKSDVYSFGVVMLELLTGRKSYDSSKPINEQSLVKFVTPQLHDSDALGSVADPALRGLYPPKALSRFADVITRCVQSDPRLRPPMSEVSQELTGCVQRSASSRRGGGLYSASMRSDISDW, encoded by the exons ATGGCCCGTCCACGGCGGCCGTtcgccgccctcctcctcctcctcctcctctccgcggTGGTCGCCGTCGCGGTGGCCAAGACCGACCGGGCCGACG TGGAGGCGCTGAACGTGCTCTTCACCAGCATGCACAAGCCGTCCAAGCTGGACAACTGGAAGGCCGACGGCGGCGACCCctgcgacgacgacgacggctgGAGAGGGGTCGACTGCAGCGACAATTCCGTCACCAAAAT TGACCTGTCGGGGCTCGACCTCACCGGCAACCTCGGCTTCCAGCTGTCCAGCCTCAAATCAGTAACCAAATT CGATGTGAGCGACAACAAGCTCAGCGGCGAGATCCCCTACTCGCTCCCACCCAACCTGGTTCAGCT AAACCTGCAAGGGAATGCGTTTACCGGCGGGATTCCCTATTCGGTATCTCAGATGTCTGATCTAGAGACACT AAACGTCGGAAGCAATCACTTAAGCGGGCAGTTGACGGACATGTTCACGCAACTTCCAAAGCTCTCGACAAT GGATCTCTCTGACAACCGCCTCTCCGGTAACCTGCCCCAGAGTTTCCAGCACCTGACAGGCCTCAAGACACT GAACTTGGAGAGCAACCAGTTCACTGGCCATGTCGACGTTCTGGCCAAACTTTCTTCTCTGGAGGATCT GAATCTGCAGAACAACAAGTTCACCGGGTGGATTCCAAGTAAACTGAAAAAAATCGACAGCCTCAA GACTGGTGGGAACCAGTGGTCATCCGGGTCGGCTCCTCCTGGGATGGAGAAGGGGTCTTCGGCGGGAGCCTCATCGAGCGAAGAGAGTGACGTCGGGATCAACGGTTTCTTTATCGGAGCAATGATCATAGCTGTGCTCCTTGCAGCTGTTATTCTCTTGTCAGTGTTGCAGATGAAGCGATCCTCTCCCATCTCGTCTCATTACTACATGGACGAGTCAG TCAGCATGAAGCCGCTGGAAAAATCGACGTCGATTGACAGTGTAACACTGCCTTCTGTGCCTTACAAGACGATGAACGACAATAAGTTTCAGATCATGCTAAACAATTCTAGGCGGATCTTGGAACCGATCAGCCTGCTGACCTACTCATCGTCAGAGCTACAAGCGGCCACTGGCAACTGGCACGGTAGCAGGATAATAGGCCAGGGAACGGTCGGCCGGGTTTACAAGGCAAAATATGCCAACGGACAG GTGCTGGCTATCAAGAAGTTTGACCCGCTGAGCTTCTCAGAGAGAAGCGACTTTGTGGAGCTTGTCACCTGCATTTCCAGGCTGCGCCAACCGAGCATCTGTGAGATTGTGGGCTACTGCGCGGAGCCCGGGCACTACATCATGGTGTATGAGCACCATATGAACGGGTCCCTCCATGAGTTCCTGCATTTGTCAGACGATTACAGCAAGCCTCTCACCTGGGATACCCGCGTTCGGATCGCTCTCGGTACAGCTCAGGCTCTGGA GTACCTGCATGAGATCTGCTCGCCTCCGATCATCCACAAGAACATAAAGTCATCCAATGTCTTGCTCGACGCCGACCTCAACCCTCACCTCTCCGACTGCGGCCTCGCATTCTTCTACGAG GATCCAAACGAGAGCTTGGGGCCAGGGTACAGTCCCCCGGAGTGCACAAGGCCATCGGCTTACACGATGAAGAGCGACGTGTACAGTTTTGGTGTGGTCATGCTCGAGCTATTAACCGGCCGGAAGTCCTACGATAG CTCAAAGCCGATAAATGAGCAGTCCTTGGTCAAGTTTGTGACGCCGCAGCTCCACGACAGCGATGCCCTGGGATCGGTGGCAGACCCGGCCCTGCGCGGCCTGTACCCGCCCAAGGCGCTGTCCCGCTTCGCCGACGTGATCACCCGCTGCGTCCAG TCTGACCCACGGTTGCGGCCGCCCATGTCAGAGGTGTCACAGGAGCTCACCGGCTGCGTCCAGCGCAGCGCCAGCAGCAGGAGGGGCGGCGGCCTCTACAGCGCGTCAATGCGCAGCGACATCTCGGATTGGTGA